The Dromaius novaehollandiae isolate bDroNov1 chromosome 9, bDroNov1.hap1, whole genome shotgun sequence nucleotide sequence ttttcccccattttcagTAGCCCTGTCTACAATTTTGTCCATCAAGCACTTACAAAATCAAATATGATGTTTTGTGACAGTGCCCTGAATACAGCACTACCTTACCATTTCTCAAATTTTGCAAAACCTAAGGATTAACAATCCCCTATGTATTGTATTAGACTATTAGAAAAGCAACACTGTACACTGCCTCttcacctcatttttttcttttaccctttCTTGCACTTGTCCATCCCCTTGCCCCACGTTACTGCATCCAGCTTTATTAAAACTTAACCTGTACGCCCCTTAAGGAAGAGAATGTATTTTAATAGCAGAATTAAGGCTCACAACTGAACCAGGCCCTCATGGTTTAAGCTACTGTACAAGCTTAAGCTGTATTGTGTCAAGAAACAAATATGCTATACCATAAACATCTTGCCTATACTGACAGAGGTGATTAATTCAAGGATTAAAACTGTCTTCCTCCCATCCCTCTCAACAGCAGGAAATTACAGTccccaaagcaaaaaaattactgtaaattaCTCCCATCTGAAGACAACTTTTATGCTACTGAAAGCATTACTTCCTGTGGTGGATGCAAAAGTCAATGCACATGTTTAATTTTGTAATACTTAATGCCATACATTTCAGTGGCACACCATTTTTTTGAGATGTAATTTAACTCTGTAGGCTGTTTCTTAGCCTCAAGAGCTGGTACCTTCCAGCACAGACATATATAATGGTCAATGCCCAATAACAAGAGCACCTCACTGACAGGAGCATTTATTAGTATTATTTCTTATACATcataaagatgaaaaattaatgcAGCATAACAACTGGAAGATATGAccaaatgcagcaaaataaaGGACACCACTCTAGAGGAAAACAGTGCTGAGAGGAAGAAAGCAGATCCCACAACATCAACAGTGCCACTGACAATGACCTAGCTCTGCATTTCACACAGGTTTTGAATATCCATTTTTTGCTAAGGAAATGGAAAACTTCAGCTCATTTCAGTCGCATGTACCCACCTGCTCTTTCCCCTTTCAGAGTATCCCACACATTGCAGTTGAAGTCATCGTAACCTGCTAGCAAAAGGCGACCACTTTTTGAGAAGGCTACAGAAGTGATTCCACAGATGATGTTGTCATGTGAATACATCATTAGTTCCTGATCTGCACGTAGGTCAAAGAGTCGGCAAGTGGCATCATCAGAACCAGTGGCGAATGCATGTCCATTCGGGAAAAACTGAAAGTTTTAATTAAGAGACAGGAGTTTGACACCAGAAAAATACACTGTTCATGCATCATTTCAACAACTTCACAGGTTTACTTCACCAGGGTGGCCAGATAAAGGCTTaataagatattaaaaataaaaaaaaaaaacaaaaagaatccccATCAATCTGGACATTAAAAAGAATATACTGCATATACGCAGCTACGCAACACACACTTCTAGAATAGTACTAACTCCACTTGAATGACTGCAATTTTATCCAGCCAGTTCCTGCACGTGGTATAACAGAAGTCACAGGGGATGTAACTAACTCCTATAAAATGAAGCAGAGCGCAACTATTTGTGTCCTGGCTGAGGGCCGCAAAGACCCGTGTGAAGCGGTGCACAGTGTTCCCTCTTCAGCTGGTCAGGCAGGTTGGCTCAGTCAAGACAGAAGACTGCACGCAAGAAATTCAATTTCCAAAATCTACTCCCAATCAAAGCCAATCTTACAATAACCATATTGATTGAAACAAGAATGAAAGGAGCTCAACACATTTCAGGATTCTAGTCTAAGTAtaggaactgcatttttttctactgGTCATGCTTTTGGTATTTTCTCAGCCttaataatttttcatgttttatcaAAAACAGATGCAGTTTAGAGTTAGGTTTCATTACCTATTATTTATCAGAGCTTGTATTTTGCAGATCAGAACATAGTGTTACTATGACAGAGGAAATATAATCCGGtttataaatattacaaaatgaTTCCAAGGATGAATATTCAACTTAAGTGCTGACTTTAACTTCACCTTCCAGAACATTTTGCTGAAAGCTCTTCTCAATGGAAGAAATCAAGTACagttttcttaaacaaaaaagttTAAGATAGGGACGCTTGGCTATTTTATTCCCTCGCGGCAGATCACATTAACAAGAATTTTCAGTTTTAACATGTCGTCACATTGAACAAGGTTTCCCTCCATTCTATGCttctaaaaaaagaaggaaaataaaaaaaagaattgctgcCCTTAAGGTCTCAGTTGTTGATGAAGAAAATAGCTGAAACGATTTCAAGAACATTTCAATGCAACAcagataatagtaataataattgtTATAAATTAGATCACAAGTTAttagaaagtctttttttctaatattaaagACCCTATCGCTTTCTATGAAGAGGTGTTCATTATATACAATTTAACGATCTCTTCCCTATCAAAGATATCTTGATTTAAAAACAAGGTAACACAGTAGACTATAAGCTGAATTTATTCAACTATAACTTTTATGCCCCCCGCCCGCTTTCCCATGGGGAAATACAAATGATCACTTACACAAACCGCATTAATATCTGACACGTGCCCTGTGAATGACTGCCTGCACATTCCATCGCGAATATCCCAAAGCTTTGAGGAGGCATCACAGGCACCCGAGACAAAAGTCCTCATATCTGGACTTAGAGAGAGACTCATCACATCGCCAGTATGCCCAGTAAATGTGGTGGTCTGCTGACCAGTTTCAATATCCCACAGAGCGCTGCAGATAAAGTGAGAGCATTAACACATAATCCAAATATGGATTATTGGAGagtttcagttttaaatataaattaaggtattgaggggagggggggaaaaattttaaaaaagccaagAGCTCAAAAACTAACCAAGTGGTGTCTCCTGAGCTGGTGACAATTTGGTTGTCATCTAGAAAGCGACAACAGGACAAGTATCCTAGAAACAAAACAGTCATGTTAGTTTTACACCTAAGAGAAATGACTAAAGTTTAATACCTCAAAGCAGTAATTAAGGTTTTCCTGTATCTAGTGTGTAAGCCAACGAAATTATTTCACAACACACCTCGAAGTGGGACTGTTCCATTTAACGtaataaaaaaattgaagttgAAACAAAAACATGGCTGACCTGTATGTCCCGGCAGCTCTCGGCTCACTCTCACATTGCCCTCTCTGGTTTTTAGGTTGTATATGGAACAGATGTTGTCTAATCCACCACAAGCGACATAGTTGCCAGAAGGTGCATACGCGCAAGTCATCACCCAGGAGGATCTCAAAGGAATGGCGTGCATCTTCAGACAGACAGAGCTCATTAGTGCTACACCACATCTTAGCACTCGTGCTTTACTTAAGTCTTTCATATCTGCTTATGAACTGTAGCAGATCAAATGCCCCAAACGGATTCTGTATCATAAATTTCAGTAACTTGATTTTAAAACATATTACAACCTATGTTCATATTTACATATAGTAAATTTTCATATTTACATAATAGCAAAACTATTCTAAACTTAAACATTTACAACATTTGTTTGTTCTGCCTAAATTTCTTTGTTCAGTTCTTCTGCAGCTCTATACTACATATTATAAATATATGGAGACTGGACAGTTTACTGCAGCAGATCACCTCTCCACACTCTACCTAAACTTTACTCATTtgacagggattttttttgctttctctaatCCAAAAAGCAAAGTATTCTTGTAAATTCTGAGGTCGTATGTTTCTAcaatttaaaaataccaaaatcatttatttcagaagcagcaatATACACACAGAGAATAAAAGCTACAAGCTGCCATACTAGCAAACTGCAGTGAAGATATTCAGTACTATACAGAACTAATTCTGAGACAAAACTGACACGCATCTTCAGTAATCAGCTagtcacaaaaggaaaaaaaaaatcttaaattagaaaaaatgctttttcatttttgactTGCAAACATGGAAAAACAGATAATCGCTTAAACAGACAAATTATGCATGAATTATTGCTACGGATTATAAATAACTCTACCTTATTTGTCGTATAACTATCCCAAATAATTAATTTTCCATCCTGAGAAGCACTGACTAGTAGCctaaatataaacacaaaaataaaatgttaatgtaaaataaaccaaaaattaGTTCTCAGAATACACATATGGCATGCATGATTACCAAGTGATTCCAAAAGACCTTCACTATTtcccattacttttttttcaatttttaaggCCAACATTTGTTGGAAAATCTGCGAAGAACTGTGTATTACCTGACAGATGAATCCCCACTGTCCACAGGGACTCACGATTAACAACAGACAAGAACAAACAACTTACCTCAAAACACATATTTTATAAATTCCCCCTCCAAGCAGCTTTTATCTTCCATATACTAATATTTTAACTGTAGAGCTACACAACGATGAATACTACAATTCGGGGAAAAAATCTTGAGGGCaggttttagaaatatttctttttggaCTACATGAGGGAAAACCAAACACAAGGCTCTATTAATATCTGACCACTAGTTGCTAAAGACTCCCACACTCACAAAGGGGCATAACAGAGCCCCTTCCTACTAGGGTACTAGGTAACTTTACTtgctacacacacacatacaaaaatctttttcaatgaaataaattttgttcGTAATGTTCTCAAAATTCTGTTATAGAGATGTTATATAATTGGAAATTACAATACCCATCATTCCAAAAACGTTCCCCATCAGACACTTTCCACTTAAATAGATTCGGAGAATTTAAGTTTAAactaaaaggaggaaaaggcaaaacGTCTGTGGTACGAGCAAAGAAAGTTCCTCTCCTATCACTCAAGCCTTTTCTTTTACTACTACGCAATCCTCATTcgctttaaaaaagcaaaatataattaaaagcaaacaaaaagcctaTAGTCATGGTCCATGATCCCCCCTGTGAGGATACCAAGACAACACAGCTCCcaaaattcacattaattcttaCACAGAGGATCCTAATTCTAA carries:
- the GNB4 gene encoding guanine nucleotide-binding protein subunit beta-4: MLRGFSSPVQCEKHRLKKMSELEQLRQEAEQLRNQIRDARKACSDTTLAQITTSLDSVGRIQMRTRRTLRGHLAKIYAMHWGSDSRLLVSASQDGKLIIWDSYTTNKMHAIPLRSSWVMTCAYAPSGNYVACGGLDNICSIYNLKTREGNVRVSRELPGHTGYLSCCRFLDDNQIVTSSGDTTCALWDIETGQQTTTFTGHTGDVMSLSLSPDMRTFVSGACDASSKLWDIRDGMCRQSFTGHVSDINAVCFFPNGHAFATGSDDATCRLFDLRADQELMMYSHDNIICGITSVAFSKSGRLLLAGYDDFNCNVWDTLKGERAGVLAGHDNRVSCLGVTDDGMAVATGSWDSFLRIWN